A window of Syntrophorhabdaceae bacterium genomic DNA:
AGGGCCGAGAGTATTTGCCCGGCCAGGGTCGGCCGGGCAAATTGTTCACATGTCTTCATCCGATTTTATCCGTAGTTATCTGCGGCGAAAAAAAAGGTTTTGATCTTGACCCGGCTTCGGCACCAAACGCGAAATATATTGATTACCGCGCGCGATGAATGGTATAGCAAAGCATTCCTATGGCGATGGAGACCGTAACAGATCACAAGGCTCAACGCTGGATCATCGTCAGCATCGCCTTCGCTGCCTTCATGTCGAAGCTCGACAGCTCCATCGTAAACATCTCCCTGCCCACCATCTCCCGCTATTTCAAGATTGGACCTTCCAAGGCCTCATGGGTGATACTGAGCTACCTCCTCATCCAGACCACCACCATGATGGTCTTCGGCAAGCTCGGGGATGACATAGGGCTCAAAAAGACCTTTATCGGGGGTTACGCCCTCTTCACCCTCTCGTCACTGCTCTGCGGCATCGCCCCCTCCGTCGACTCCCTCATCGCCTTCCGCTGCATTCAGGGTTTAGGGGGCGCCATGCTCGTGACGAGCGCCTTTGCCATGGTCCCCCACCTTCTGCCGAAAGACGCCCTCGGCCGGGCCTTCGGCATCCTCGGCACCGGGGCGGGTCTCGGAGTGATCGTGGGCGCCCCTGTCGGGGGCTTTCTCACCGGGTTCCTGTCGTGGCGCTGGGTATTTCTCATAAACGTGCCCGTCGGCATACTCGCCATTTTCATTGCCCACAGGTCCATACGGGAATCGGGACCCAAAGAAAAGATAGCCCTGAGAAAACTGAAAGAGTTCGACGTCCCGGGCACCCTCATGAGCTTTTCCGGGCTCCTCGCCCTCATTTACGGGCTCAATGCAGGCGGGGAAGCGGGCTGGCTCTCATTATCCACCCTCGGCTGCTTTGCCCTGGCAGTCATTCTCCTCTTATCCTTTTTCGCGTGGGAAAAGGGACATCCCCATCCCATGCTCGACCTGAGCCTTTTCCGGAACATGAGGTTCACCTATGCGAATATCGCCGCCTTCTCTGCCTTCATGCTCATGGCGGGCTCGGGCTTTCTCATGCCTTTTTACCTCGAGCTCGTGCAGGGGCTGGAGACCGCCCAGGCAGGGCTCACCATTACCGCTTTTTCTATCATCTACATGATCACGGGACCCTTTGCCGGGAAGCTTTCAGACAAGATCGACCCGAGTGTTCTTTGCGCCCTCGCGATGGCCTCCGCGGCACTGTGCACCTTCACCTTCGTATTTACCCTCTCCTTTCAGGAGATCATCTTTCCCCTGATCTTTCTCGTATGGCTCGCCTTCTCCTTCGGCATGTTCATCTCGCCCAATAACAACCAGGCCATGAAGCTCGCCCCTCACGACGAGCAGGGCATCTCTTCAGGGGTTTTCAATACCGTCACGAGCCTCGGCCTCGTCTTTGGTGTAACCCTCTTCGAGGCCCTCTTCTCCCATTCCCTGCCCGGCCACTCCTTAAGGGCGGGGGTCCACGCCACTCCCCTCCCCATGCTCTTTTCAGGGTTCAAAGATGCGTACCTGCTGGGGGGATTCGTAGCCTTCATCTCTTTTGTGAGCTCTTTTTTGATACGGAATGGAACGCGGGGCGTTAAGGTGTCGGAGAAGGAGAGCCGGAGAAGCCGGGCCTCCTGAGGAGGAGCACCACGGACCGGGATTTTACCGTATAGGCAAGACTGACGAGGGGCTCTTCTTCCCCGGCCCCTCTTATGTCGAAGGGAGGGGGCTCGCTCGTATCCGCGACTCTCATCCATTCATGGGCCGAACCTTCCTGGACGAGGAATCGAAGGTCCTCCTCGCCCGCATTGATCATCATATAGATATCGTCATCTTCTTCGGAAGCGCCGTGAAGGCAAAAGGCGAGGCTATGGGAATCAGGCTCCATATCGACATGGCCTCCCGCGCCGTACCATTTCACGTCTTCCCGCCAGAAACGGCTCCTCGCCACAGAAGGGTGGTCCTTCCTGAAGGCGATCATGAGCTTGAAGAACCTGAATATATCGCGGTTTTTTTCGAGGAGGTCCCAGTCGACCCAGGTAATCTCATTATCCTGGTTATAGGGGTTGTTATTCCCTTTCTGGGTGTTCATGAACTCATCCCCTGCCCGGATCATGGGGGTGCCGTTCGAAAGAAAGAGGAGGGTGCAGAAGTTTTTTATCTGCTGCTTCCGTAGGGAAAGCACGCCGGGAGGGAGATCGATATCCCCTTCCCACCCGCAGTTCCAGCTCAGGTTGAA
This region includes:
- a CDS encoding DHA2 family efflux MFS transporter permease subunit, whose amino-acid sequence is MAMETVTDHKAQRWIIVSIAFAAFMSKLDSSIVNISLPTISRYFKIGPSKASWVILSYLLIQTTTMMVFGKLGDDIGLKKTFIGGYALFTLSSLLCGIAPSVDSLIAFRCIQGLGGAMLVTSAFAMVPHLLPKDALGRAFGILGTGAGLGVIVGAPVGGFLTGFLSWRWVFLINVPVGILAIFIAHRSIRESGPKEKIALRKLKEFDVPGTLMSFSGLLALIYGLNAGGEAGWLSLSTLGCFALAVILLLSFFAWEKGHPHPMLDLSLFRNMRFTYANIAAFSAFMLMAGSGFLMPFYLELVQGLETAQAGLTITAFSIIYMITGPFAGKLSDKIDPSVLCALAMASAALCTFTFVFTLSFQEIIFPLIFLVWLAFSFGMFISPNNNQAMKLAPHDEQGISSGVFNTVTSLGLVFGVTLFEALFSHSLPGHSLRAGVHATPLPMLFSGFKDAYLLGGFVAFISFVSSFLIRNGTRGVKVSEKESRRSRAS